The segment GGAGGTGGCGCGGAGGGCACTGGAGGTGGTGGGGGCGTGAAGGGCAGCGCCCTACGGGCTGAGCACCCGGCGGCGGACTGCCCGTACGGCTGACGCAAACGGCTCCCGGCCTTCCGCTCCTCCCGGAAACCAGGAGAACGGACAGGCCGGGAGCCGGAAGCGCCCGCGCGTCGGGGCCGTCAGCCGATCGATGCCTTGAAGGCCTGAATGCTGGACTTGTCGTGGTTGAGGCCCTCGCCCTGGATGAAGAGCGTGTTGGTGTGTCCGTCCCAGGCCAGCGACATGAGCTCCGGGGAGCCCAGCGCGTGCTTCGGGTCGTAGACCGTGCCCAGCACCTTCTCCTTGCCGTCACGCACACCGATCGAGACCAGCACCGGGTCCCGGCCGGGGGTGCCGGTGTCCGGCACGTCGGTCACCGCGATCAGCCCCTCGGCGTCCAGGGCGGCGGACGCCGAGGACTGCTTCTTCCACAGCAGTTTGCCGGTCTTCAGGTCCACGGCAGCGATGCCACCGGAGCCGTAGCCGGACACCAGCACCTGCTCGTCCTCGTCGACGAAGGTGTCGCGGGGCTTGAGGCTCAGGTCCTTCAGCTCACCTGAGAGCTGGAAGGTCTTGTTCGGCTTCCCTTCCTCCGTATAGGTGGAGAGGGTGCCCTCGGCATCGATCACGTTGGCTTCTTCGCTCATGCGGATCGTCAGCGGCCGGTCGGACAGGATCTGCCCGACTGCCCGGCCATCGCCCGTCACCGTCGAGTGGATGCCGCTGTACTCCAGGTCCTGGAGGGCCAGTTGCTTCTTCGGCTTCGCGTCGGAGCAGTCACTCCCCACGGCCCGGTACTGCGGGCTCAGCCCCACCGTGGTGGTGCAGTCGTGGCCGCGCGCGGTCAGCTCCCAGACCTTCGCGCCTCCGGTGATGGTGAAACCGGCGTAGGTGTCCCCGATCGCGACGGCGACGACCTTCGAGTTCACCACCATCTGCGGGGTGTCCTCGGTGTTCCCGCCCTTGAGGTTCTTCGACCAGAGCGTCCGGCCGGTGTCCGTGTCGATGACGGAGAGGAAGGAGCAGTCGTCGCCGCCCGCGTCGAAGACCACGGCGCCCACGCCGTCCTCGCTCGGTTCCTTGGACATGGCGCAGACCTCGCCCGCGCCCTTGGGCGTCTTGGCCGTCCACTGCTTCTTACCGGTCTTGCGGTTGTAGGCCCGTACGCCCTGGGCGTCTCCGAGGACGACGTCGTCGTTGTTGAACCACATCGACCGCAGGTTGTTCTCGCCCTGCCCCTCGCGGTCGGACGCGGGCGACGGCGCCTCCCACAGCCGCGGCATGGCATTCGCGGGCCGGTCCGAGGCCGGGTCCGCGGAGTCATCCCCCGAGAGGAGGAAGTACCCCCCGACGCCGGCCCCGATCAGCACGACCATCACGATCGCCAGGATGAGCGGCACCGGAACCCCGCTGCGCCCCGGACCGGGGGGCTGCCCCGGACCGCCCGGGAACGGTGCCGCCATGGGCCCGCCGGGAAACGGCGGCTGCCCGGGGAACTGCCCGGGTGCCTGGCCCTGCTGCGGGTACGGCGGCTGCTGGCCTCCCGCGTAGCCCTGAGGAGGCGGCCCCTGGGGCTGGCCTACGGGCGGCGGAAAGTGCGGGCCACCCGGTCCGGGCTGTCCCTGCGGCTGATATCCGGGCCCTCCCGTGTACGGGCCGGGCTGCTGTCCCTGGGGCGGGACGGGCGGCGCGGGCTGGCCTGGTGCGGGGTGGCCGGCGGGCGGCATTCCCGCGGCCCCCTGACCCGCCGGAGGCGGCCCCTGCGGATACTCGGCGTTTCCCTGGCCACCCTGCGACACGATGAACAGTCCCCCTGGTTTGGTTTTGCCACGTCGGCCCCGCATCGTATGCACGCCACTACTTACCGCGCCAACCCCCATTTCACCGAGGATTTCCCCCCTTCCGCCCCGCCATCGCCTGGGAAGTCTGGGTTCGCCGCCGGCCCCTCGGCCGCCTCCTTCCGCCCCGTAGAATCGGACGCACTGTGTCCGAGAACCCCACCACTCACGCCCCCGCCGCTGCGGAATCAGACGCTCCGGAAGCCGTCCCGACCTCCGTCCCCCGGGAACCCGTCGCTCAGGAAGCACCCGACCTCGGGGCCACCGCGGTCTCGGCCGCCGCCCCCCGGCGCGGGGAGCCGATGTTCCCCGACGGGACGGGGCCCGCGGCGGACCCCGCGGGTTCCCATCACGAGCGGCGGATCCGCTCGTTCCAGCCGCGCCGCAGCCGGGTCTCGCCCAGCCAGGCCGATGCGCTGCGCCGCCGGTGGGCGACGTGGGGACTGGACATCGACGGGCTCTCCCGTATCGATCTCGACGCCTTCTTCGACGGGCGGCCGGTCGTCCTGGAGATCGGCTTCGGCATGGGGGAGGCCACGGCACAGATGGCCGCCGCCGACCCGGACACCGGCATCCTCGCCTGCGATGTGCACACCCCTGGGCAGGGCAATCTGCTCGGTCTCGCGGAGCGGAACGGCCTGTCCAACATCCGGGTGGCCAACGGTGACGCGATCATCCTGCTGCGCGAGATGCTGGCCCCCGCCTCCCTCGCCGGTCTGCGCATCTACTTCCCCGACCCCTGGCCGAAGAAGCGCCACCACAAGCGCCGCCTCATCCAGCCGGAGTTCCTCGCCCTGGCGACCACCCGGCTCGCGCCCGGTGCCCTGGTCCACTGCGCGACCGACTGGGAGCCGTACGCCGAGCAGATGCTGGAGGTGCTCTCCGCCGAGCCGACGCTGGAGAACCTCCACCAGGGCTTCGCGCCGCGGCCGGACTTCCGCCCCCTCACCCGGTTCGAGGGCCAGGGCCTGGACAAGGGACATATCGTCCACGACCTCCTCTTCCGCCGCCGCGACACATAGGGCGAAGCCCCCTCGTTAGGGTCGACGGGTGTACCCGTCCCAGCCGCCCCCGTACCCGCCCCACGCGCCCGCCCCGCCCCCGTACACACCGCACACGCACCAGCCCGGCGCCGCGCATGCCCGCCGCCGGACGGCGCCCTGGCGCAGCAAGACCCTCCGCGCGGTCGCCCTGGTGTCGCTGCTGGCACTCTCCGGCGTGATCATCATCGGCATGGTCCGCCAGGAGACCGGCACCGAGGGCTTCCTGGTCGGACTCGGCCTGGCCGTCTTCCCGGTACCGCTCCTGGTGGCGGCGTTCTGCTGGCTCGACCGCGTCGAACCCGAGCCCTGGCGCAACCTCGCGTTCGCCTTCACCTGGGGCGCCTGTGCCGCCACCCTGGTCGCGCTGCTCGCCAACGGCTTCGCGACCGACTGGCTGGCCGCCAATATCGCCTCCACCTCGCCCTCCGAGGCCGAGGCCTGGGGCGCGACGGTGATCGCCCCGGTCGTCGAGGAAGTGGTCAAGGCCGCCGCCGTGCTCTTCCTCTACCGCTTCCGGCGGCGCG is part of the Streptomyces platensis genome and harbors:
- a CDS encoding PQQ-binding-like beta-propeller repeat protein, whose product is MPLILAIVMVVLIGAGVGGYFLLSGDDSADPASDRPANAMPRLWEAPSPASDREGQGENNLRSMWFNNDDVVLGDAQGVRAYNRKTGKKQWTAKTPKGAGEVCAMSKEPSEDGVGAVVFDAGGDDCSFLSVIDTDTGRTLWSKNLKGGNTEDTPQMVVNSKVVAVAIGDTYAGFTITGGAKVWELTARGHDCTTTVGLSPQYRAVGSDCSDAKPKKQLALQDLEYSGIHSTVTGDGRAVGQILSDRPLTIRMSEEANVIDAEGTLSTYTEEGKPNKTFQLSGELKDLSLKPRDTFVDEDEQVLVSGYGSGGIAAVDLKTGKLLWKKQSSASAALDAEGLIAVTDVPDTGTPGRDPVLVSIGVRDGKEKVLGTVYDPKHALGSPELMSLAWDGHTNTLFIQGEGLNHDKSSIQAFKASIG
- the trmB gene encoding tRNA (guanosine(46)-N7)-methyltransferase TrmB, with amino-acid sequence MSENPTTHAPAAAESDAPEAVPTSVPREPVAQEAPDLGATAVSAAAPRRGEPMFPDGTGPAADPAGSHHERRIRSFQPRRSRVSPSQADALRRRWATWGLDIDGLSRIDLDAFFDGRPVVLEIGFGMGEATAQMAAADPDTGILACDVHTPGQGNLLGLAERNGLSNIRVANGDAIILLREMLAPASLAGLRIYFPDPWPKKRHHKRRLIQPEFLALATTRLAPGALVHCATDWEPYAEQMLEVLSAEPTLENLHQGFAPRPDFRPLTRFEGQGLDKGHIVHDLLFRRRDT